Proteins from a single region of Runella sp. SP2:
- a CDS encoding LexA family transcriptional regulator: MKSITYFAQNLVWLRNQLAPKLSQQRLADEIGIKKSTLAAYEVGRSEPNFGDLVKLAAYFNVSIDDFLQIDCSQKIKPVARHKTTDRVLVTTVDSTARENIEFVPVRALGGYTQGYGDVDYVQKLPVFQMPFLSRDRKYRAFPYVGDSMPPLRSGSVVFGEYMDNWGSIKNGTLCLIVTSDEGVVLKKAFNYLDDKGVLVLKSLNERYAPYPVGINEILEIWQFVGYFDERFPE; encoded by the coding sequence ATGAAATCAATTACTTATTTTGCCCAAAATTTGGTTTGGTTACGTAATCAATTGGCACCTAAACTTTCTCAACAGCGTTTGGCCGACGAAATTGGCATCAAAAAATCCACCCTTGCCGCTTACGAAGTAGGGCGTTCTGAGCCCAATTTCGGTGATTTGGTAAAATTAGCCGCCTATTTTAATGTTTCCATTGATGATTTTCTCCAAATAGATTGTAGTCAGAAAATAAAGCCTGTTGCTCGGCACAAAACAACTGACCGAGTTTTGGTCACCACCGTAGATAGCACTGCCCGTGAAAACATTGAATTTGTGCCCGTCAGGGCATTGGGTGGTTATACCCAAGGTTACGGCGATGTTGATTATGTGCAAAAACTTCCCGTTTTCCAGATGCCCTTTTTATCACGCGACCGTAAATACAGGGCTTTTCCCTACGTGGGTGATTCAATGCCACCTCTCAGAAGCGGCTCCGTTGTTTTTGGAGAGTACATGGATAACTGGGGCAGTATAAAAAATGGCACCCTTTGCTTGATTGTCACTTCCGACGAAGGTGTTGTACTAAAAAAGGCATTTAACTACTTAGATGACAAGGGCGTACTTGTCCTAAAATCTCTCAACGAAAGATATGCCCCGTACCCTGTTGGTATCAATGAAATACTCGAAATTTGGCAGTTTGTAGGCTATTTTGATGAACGATTTCCTGAATAA
- a CDS encoding two-component regulator propeller domain-containing protein gives MPRNRIQILLLFLFLAFLGSFVRAQLLDFPQPELFTNQQGLPQGFVSGIVQDKQGFIWMATHDGLCRYDGNRLKVFREQGDTTGKSSIPFSSLYSLLLDHQGRIWITSEQGELVMFDPLTEVFTDILKQLTHLKVPYIGARHYYPDRQNRLWMAFENNGLVCYDMTTRRARWFQHRDDQPHSIGSNHIRSVLQDQQGTIWVGTSDAGLERFDEKMGYFHHYRPNSQTPLALPELAIYGMAQRPSGELLLGTHHYVCQFNPKTGHFQSQRLPNEDKASPEDHHLWGIHFVTDSRGEVYFDQRNSLFRFTDLATIQLVTNFTLKTGFCTSLLIDHSDVLWVGTNGSGVRKYDLRANSFQTARYQHGFQEDVFVQGLRLPANQTRLGQNTDPYKFRYTLDHQGGLWANSGTSTIYHINTATHKEQRVDFPIPFVQTITPMATDEQGRVWLLQWQKDAHYLWYYEPEKRQWIRSEHHFKVDSPTEMIQMVADRQAFWLATNNQGVYRFDRKTGQLRKYVHQPDQPTSLSSNTLYCLSADPADSNRLWIGTFGKGLCAFDKRSGQCRRVTEQDGLPNNVIYSALPDQYGNLWIGTNKGLCRMNRITFQVRNFTTEDGLLANEFNRFHYLHLPNGKIIMGGIEGITSFWPAQLRDDSFQPRVELTELYVNNRLVEPNPQSFLRSPIHATHEIILPYNQNFLTVYFAALQFNLPGKNHYRYKLEGVEDDWVETSQPQAIYTTLAPGRYTLLVNASNTSGIWSPYVRRLTVIITPPFWTTWWAYVLYVLVVAGSLWYGIRLRLNQLQLRQSVALRQQEARQLRELDEIRSRFFTNVTHDFRTPLTLILSPMAGLIQELAGTPYVKRLESISRNAKQLLSLINQLLDFAKLDANVLTVQEVQGDIDQFVAQTVGLFQEEATQKGIVLSVSSAVGGTYWFDEEKLGRIITNLVGNALKFTPKGGQVTVSLGASTDLELVVSDTGVGIAADKLPLVFDRFFQQSADVALDNQGEGVSPRTRMGTGIGLALVKELVQLQQGHIAVESTLGQGATFRVRLPYRRADQRLVAEVVEEPIAEESSLADLSMLYENHSEPPHLLLVEDNAELADFIVDSLPAFYRISRAVNGADGFEKALADLPDLIISDVMMPVMDGYTFCQKIKEEEQTNHIPVIMLTAKVTFENRLEGLTRGADDYLTKPFHVQELTLRVHNLLERQRRFRERMRQELARPVAAKPDQPNETQATEPVELDSFLEKLYAIVEEKLDDSSLSVEQLAEQLNLSRSSLHRKVKALTGLATGDIIRIYRLKRATQFLQQGYNSSETAYCVGFDSPQYFAKCFREQYQMTPSEFARLG, from the coding sequence ATGCCACGGAATAGAATTCAGATATTGTTGTTGTTTTTGTTTCTAGCCTTTTTGGGTTCGTTTGTAAGGGCGCAATTGCTGGACTTTCCACAACCTGAACTTTTTACTAATCAACAGGGCTTACCACAGGGATTTGTTTCGGGTATTGTACAAGATAAACAAGGATTTATCTGGATGGCTACCCACGATGGCCTCTGTCGATACGACGGTAACCGTTTAAAAGTTTTCCGAGAACAGGGAGATACTACTGGAAAATCATCCATACCCTTTTCTAGTCTTTACTCTTTATTGCTTGATCATCAGGGACGTATATGGATTACGTCGGAACAGGGGGAGCTGGTTATGTTTGATCCTCTCACCGAAGTTTTTACCGACATCTTGAAACAACTAACCCACCTGAAGGTACCTTATATAGGTGCCAGACATTACTACCCCGACCGACAAAACAGGCTTTGGATGGCCTTTGAGAACAATGGTTTGGTATGCTATGACATGACGACTCGGCGTGCCCGCTGGTTTCAGCACCGCGATGATCAACCGCATTCCATAGGTTCAAATCACATACGTTCGGTATTACAGGATCAGCAGGGAACGATTTGGGTTGGTACATCGGATGCAGGTTTGGAACGGTTCGACGAGAAGATGGGCTACTTTCATCATTATCGCCCCAACTCTCAGACACCCCTTGCACTGCCCGAGCTGGCCATATATGGAATGGCCCAACGACCCTCGGGGGAGTTGCTATTGGGTACCCATCATTATGTCTGCCAGTTCAACCCCAAAACAGGGCATTTTCAATCCCAACGATTGCCTAACGAAGATAAAGCGTCGCCAGAAGATCATCACTTATGGGGTATTCATTTTGTAACCGATAGTCGGGGAGAAGTTTATTTTGATCAACGGAATAGCCTGTTTCGCTTTACTGACTTGGCAACTATTCAGTTGGTGACCAATTTTACGTTAAAAACTGGTTTTTGTACCAGTCTGCTCATTGATCACTCAGATGTCCTCTGGGTCGGAACCAACGGTTCGGGAGTCCGCAAATACGATTTACGGGCAAATAGCTTCCAAACGGCTCGTTATCAACATGGTTTTCAGGAAGATGTGTTTGTTCAAGGGTTGCGTCTGCCAGCCAATCAGACTCGCTTGGGCCAAAACACAGACCCGTATAAGTTTCGCTATACGCTAGATCATCAGGGAGGTCTTTGGGCTAATAGTGGTACATCGACTATCTATCATATCAATACAGCCACGCACAAGGAGCAGCGGGTTGACTTTCCCATTCCCTTTGTCCAAACGATTACGCCGATGGCGACCGATGAGCAGGGGCGTGTTTGGCTGCTACAATGGCAAAAAGATGCCCATTACTTATGGTATTATGAACCTGAAAAACGTCAGTGGATTCGTTCAGAGCATCATTTTAAGGTGGATTCTCCTACTGAAATGATACAGATGGTGGCCGACAGACAAGCATTTTGGCTTGCCACGAACAATCAGGGGGTGTATCGGTTTGACCGAAAAACGGGGCAATTAAGGAAGTATGTTCACCAGCCCGACCAGCCTACTTCGCTCAGTAGCAATACACTTTACTGTTTAAGCGCAGACCCCGCGGATTCAAATCGGCTGTGGATTGGTACGTTTGGCAAAGGATTGTGTGCGTTCGATAAGCGGTCGGGGCAGTGTCGGCGGGTTACAGAGCAGGATGGTTTGCCCAACAATGTAATTTATTCTGCCCTTCCTGATCAATACGGAAATCTGTGGATTGGCACCAACAAAGGACTATGCCGAATGAACCGTATAACCTTTCAGGTCCGAAATTTTACAACTGAAGACGGGTTGCTGGCCAACGAATTTAACCGCTTTCATTACCTTCACCTACCCAATGGAAAAATCATCATGGGAGGCATAGAAGGCATAACGTCGTTTTGGCCAGCTCAATTACGGGATGATTCATTTCAGCCCAGAGTGGAACTAACCGAGTTGTACGTCAATAATCGGTTGGTTGAGCCCAACCCTCAGTCTTTTCTTAGGTCGCCTATTCATGCCACTCATGAAATTATATTACCCTATAATCAGAATTTTTTGACGGTATATTTTGCCGCTTTGCAATTCAACTTGCCAGGCAAAAATCACTATCGTTATAAGCTGGAAGGCGTGGAAGATGATTGGGTGGAAACGAGTCAGCCGCAGGCCATTTACACCACGCTGGCACCTGGGCGCTACACGCTGTTGGTCAATGCCTCCAATACGTCGGGTATTTGGAGCCCCTACGTGCGCCGATTGACCGTTATCATCACCCCTCCTTTCTGGACTACTTGGTGGGCTTATGTGCTGTATGTACTGGTGGTGGCGGGTAGTCTCTGGTACGGTATTCGGTTACGACTAAACCAATTGCAGTTGCGGCAGTCGGTAGCGCTTCGTCAGCAGGAAGCGCGGCAATTGCGTGAACTCGACGAAATAAGGTCTCGTTTTTTCACCAACGTAACGCATGATTTTCGTACTCCGCTGACCCTGATTCTTTCGCCAATGGCTGGCTTGATTCAAGAATTGGCGGGTACGCCCTACGTCAAGCGCTTGGAGTCGATTAGCCGCAATGCCAAGCAGTTGTTATCCCTGATTAACCAATTGCTAGATTTTGCCAAACTCGACGCCAACGTGCTGACGGTTCAGGAAGTACAAGGGGATATCGACCAGTTTGTAGCGCAGACCGTCGGATTGTTTCAGGAAGAAGCCACCCAAAAAGGCATCGTCTTGTCGGTTTCGTCGGCGGTTGGTGGTACTTATTGGTTTGATGAAGAAAAGCTTGGGCGGATTATTACCAATCTAGTGGGGAATGCGTTGAAGTTTACGCCAAAGGGGGGACAAGTTACGGTTTCGTTGGGTGCTTCTACCGACTTGGAACTGGTGGTGTCGGATACGGGTGTGGGCATTGCAGCCGATAAATTGCCGCTGGTTTTTGACCGTTTTTTTCAGCAGTCGGCTGATGTAGCGCTGGACAATCAAGGAGAGGGAGTTAGTCCTAGAACTCGGATGGGTACTGGGATTGGGCTGGCGTTGGTGAAAGAATTGGTACAATTGCAGCAAGGGCACATTGCCGTGGAAAGTACCCTTGGCCAAGGGGCAACCTTTCGGGTGAGGCTCCCTTACCGACGGGCTGACCAACGTTTGGTTGCAGAGGTGGTGGAAGAGCCCATTGCGGAGGAGTCATCATTGGCAGATTTATCGATGTTATACGAAAATCATAGCGAACCCCCGCATCTGCTGTTGGTAGAAGATAATGCGGAACTGGCAGATTTTATTGTGGATAGTTTACCCGCCTTTTACCGCATCAGTCGGGCGGTTAATGGAGCCGACGGGTTTGAAAAAGCATTGGCGGACTTGCCCGATTTAATTATCAGCGACGTGATGATGCCCGTGATGGATGGCTATACGTTCTGTCAAAAAATCAAGGAAGAAGAGCAGACCAACCACATCCCAGTCATTATGCTAACGGCTAAAGTCACTTTTGAAAATCGTCTGGAAGGTCTCACGCGGGGAGCTGACGATTACTTGACCAAGCCATTTCACGTGCAGGAGTTGACGTTGCGTGTTCACAATCTGCTCGAACGCCAGCGTCGGTTTCGTGAGCGGATGCGGCAAGAGTTGGCACGGCCTGTGGCCGCCAAGCCCGACCAACCCAACGAAACGCAGGCTACAGAGCCAGTGGAGCTTGATTCATTTCTGGAAAAACTATACGCCATCGTCGAAGAAAAATTGGACGATTCGTCGTTGAGTGTGGAGCAATTGGCCGAACAACTCAATTTGAGCCGCAGTTCGTTGCACCGTAAAGTAAAAGCACTGACAGGTCTGGCTACGGGTGACATCATTCGTATCTATCGACTCAAACGCGCTACTCAATTTCTACAACAGGGGTATAATAGTTCCGAAACAGCCTACTGCGTCGGCTTTGACAGCCCTCAGTATTTTGCTAAGTGTTTTCGGGAACAGTATCAAATGACCCCCAGCGAATTTGCCCGATTGGGCTAA
- a CDS encoding DUF418 domain-containing protein gives MLKPSLSHRVATIDFIRGLALLGILLINVQTYALFTLLRPEQVYKLGLDQPDTYAPAQFFVHLLIKGQFYTIYSFLFGLGFYLMSEKNTHAGLDTNRFFKRRLWILLALGLLHAFIFWFGDVLHKYALLGFTLLYFSKKSVTVLGKWVIGLAVLGAVLQTVQTLAFPSTPSEQAASQQQFDAVVMQVVATWQQGSVWEVMNLQSLGVVMLHVMAFKHGFASYLHYEMMFLLGLMVGKLQLFNRLSEVKNQFLRTAFWLFPMGLMLKAVASLPVFGVHLPTANSLPYESLIFSLADFLGTPLLTVVYLIELAMLFNQYPNRVFGWIANAGRLGLTNYLMQTLLCMGLFYGYGLGLSGRLTLLESLVVAVSIYVCQVGYSNLWLKYYRQGPLEGLWRKLTYTQKPFPKHT, from the coding sequence ATGTTGAAACCAAGCCTCTCACATCGTGTAGCCACGATTGATTTTATTCGGGGACTAGCTCTGTTGGGCATTCTGTTGATCAACGTACAGACCTATGCGTTGTTTACCTTGCTCCGTCCTGAACAGGTATATAAGCTAGGATTAGACCAGCCAGATACCTACGCACCCGCCCAATTTTTTGTTCATCTTTTGATAAAAGGGCAGTTTTATACGATTTACAGTTTTCTTTTTGGGCTAGGTTTTTATTTGATGAGTGAAAAGAATACCCACGCGGGGCTGGATACAAATCGGTTTTTCAAACGACGTTTATGGATATTGTTGGCTTTGGGGTTGCTTCATGCCTTTATATTTTGGTTTGGCGACGTCCTGCACAAGTATGCGTTGTTAGGGTTTACATTGCTTTATTTTAGTAAAAAGTCGGTTACTGTGTTGGGTAAATGGGTCATTGGACTGGCTGTTTTGGGTGCCGTGCTTCAGACTGTACAGACCTTGGCGTTTCCATCTACGCCATCTGAGCAAGCGGCCAGTCAGCAACAGTTCGATGCGGTCGTCATGCAGGTGGTCGCTACTTGGCAACAAGGTTCGGTTTGGGAGGTGATGAATCTGCAAAGTTTGGGGGTGGTGATGCTGCATGTCATGGCTTTCAAGCACGGTTTTGCCAGTTACTTGCACTACGAGATGATGTTTTTATTGGGTTTGATGGTGGGAAAACTACAACTGTTTAACCGACTGTCTGAAGTTAAAAATCAATTTTTACGAACGGCTTTTTGGCTATTCCCAATGGGACTGATGTTAAAAGCGGTTGCCAGCTTGCCCGTTTTTGGCGTTCACCTGCCTACAGCCAACTCTTTACCCTACGAATCCTTGATTTTTTCACTGGCCGACTTTCTAGGAACTCCTTTGTTGACGGTAGTCTATCTGATTGAACTCGCTATGCTTTTCAACCAATATCCCAATCGTGTTTTCGGTTGGATTGCCAATGCGGGTCGGTTGGGGCTGACCAATTATCTGATGCAAACCCTGTTGTGCATGGGACTTTTTTACGGCTATGGTCTAGGCTTGTCGGGGCGACTGACCCTGCTCGAATCGCTGGTTGTTGCGGTCAGTATCTATGTTTGTCAAGTTGGCTACAGCAACCTCTGGCTGAAGTATTACCGACAAGGGCCTTTAGAAGGGCTTTGGCGAAAGCTCACCTATACCCAGAAGCCATTTCCTAAACACACTTAA